One Peromyscus maniculatus bairdii isolate BWxNUB_F1_BW_parent chromosome 14, HU_Pman_BW_mat_3.1, whole genome shotgun sequence genomic window carries:
- the Ferd3l gene encoding fer3-like protein codes for MATYPERCLDATMLNFVADLSLASPRHPLLCDFPPGVPFGDRTLGFRERRPRRLSQFEETDQEEEVGEVVYEDREEDEEEGEGRERVVSLLGRPKRKRIITYAQRQAANIRERKRMFNLNEAFDRLRRKVPTFAYEKRLSRIETLRLAIVYISFMTELLQSSEKKEAG; via the coding sequence ATGGCCACCTATCCTGAGCGCTGCTTGGACGCTACCATGCTGAACTTTGTCGCAGATCTCTCTTTGGCCTCTCCGAGACACCCTCTTCTCTGCGACTTCCCACCTGGGGTCCCTTTTGGGGACCGAACATTGGGGTTTAGAGAAAGAAGACCCAGGAGGCTGTCGCAATTTGAGGAAACAGaccaggaggaagaggtgggcGAAGTGGTCTATGAGGACCGGGAGGAGGacgaagaggagggagagggacgCGAGAGAGTAGTTTCCTTGCTGGGCCGCCCCAAAAGGAAAAGGATCATCACCTACGCCCAGCGCCAGGCCGCCAACATTCGGGAAAGGAAGAGGATGTTCAACCTGAACGAGGCCTTCGACCGATTGCGCAGGAAGGTGCCCACCTTCGCTTACGAGAAGAGGCTGTCTAGGATCGAGACCCTCCGCTTGGCCATTGTCTATATTTCCTTCATGACGGAGCTCCTGCAGAGCAGCGAGAAAAAGGAGGCCGGCTAA